A section of the Methanomassiliicoccus luminyensis B10 genome encodes:
- a CDS encoding menaquinone biosynthesis decarboxylase gives MTAAFRDLRDFLSRLEAEGELLRVKAEVSPELEITEITDRMSKSPGGGKALLFERVEGSGFPVLTNAFGSGERMSMALGAQDLDALGARVSGLLDMRPPATFRQKAALLPELLSLSKCLPRVRRMSRPPCQEVVLEGDDVDLGLLPALKCWPQDGGRFITLPVVFTKSLEGKRNAGMYRMQLFDRRTTGMHWHVHKDGSHYFDGYRRAGKRMEVAVAIGTDPAVTYAATAPMPQGLDEMLLAGFVRGSPVDLVKCRTVDLEVPATAEFVLEGYVDPEERRTEGPFGDHTGYYSLPGEYPVFHVTALTHRRDAIYSATVVGRPPMEDCYMAKATERVFLPPLRMIVPEIVDYWMPWEGVFHNIVVVAIRKEYPMQARKVMSSLWGNGQMSFAKMIAVVDDASLLRDKKRLLAHLLDAMDPWSDLVVTEGMLDVLDHSAPHALYGGKLGIDATARLAGEPPRGKKRFGRTGSGEETIASLRALDRGFVSCRAIAPGSRNPLQLIALRKGGQSTNHFIGRLAEAGRTADQGVVVLYDDIDLADDSLVLWRSFNNIDPLRDIRIGERSVIVDATRKGPADGFAREWPDEIEMSAEVKKRVDQRAKEIGL, from the coding sequence GTGACAGCCGCGTTCCGTGACCTGAGGGACTTCCTCTCCCGCCTCGAGGCGGAGGGTGAGCTACTGCGTGTCAAGGCGGAGGTGTCCCCCGAGCTGGAGATAACGGAGATCACCGACCGCATGTCCAAGAGCCCCGGCGGCGGCAAGGCGCTGCTGTTCGAGAGGGTAGAGGGCAGCGGGTTCCCGGTCCTCACCAATGCCTTCGGGAGCGGGGAGAGAATGTCCATGGCCCTGGGGGCCCAGGACCTTGACGCGCTGGGTGCCAGGGTCTCGGGGCTTCTGGACATGAGGCCGCCCGCCACGTTCCGGCAGAAGGCCGCTCTCCTCCCGGAGCTGCTGTCCCTTTCGAAGTGCCTCCCCCGGGTGAGGAGGATGTCGCGGCCCCCCTGCCAGGAGGTCGTGCTGGAAGGGGACGACGTTGACCTCGGTCTGCTGCCGGCGCTGAAGTGCTGGCCCCAGGACGGCGGCAGGTTCATCACCCTGCCCGTGGTCTTCACCAAGAGCCTGGAAGGGAAGCGCAACGCGGGCATGTACCGCATGCAGCTGTTCGACCGCCGCACCACCGGGATGCATTGGCACGTGCACAAGGACGGGAGCCATTACTTCGACGGGTACAGGAGGGCGGGGAAAAGAATGGAAGTGGCGGTGGCCATCGGCACCGATCCCGCGGTCACCTACGCCGCCACCGCCCCCATGCCCCAGGGCCTCGACGAGATGCTCCTGGCCGGCTTCGTCCGCGGCTCGCCGGTCGACCTGGTGAAGTGCCGGACCGTCGACCTGGAGGTCCCGGCAACCGCCGAGTTCGTGCTCGAGGGATACGTCGACCCGGAGGAGCGGAGGACCGAGGGCCCCTTCGGCGACCATACTGGCTACTACTCGCTGCCGGGCGAGTACCCCGTATTCCACGTCACCGCTCTCACGCACCGCCGGGACGCCATCTACAGCGCCACCGTGGTCGGCCGTCCTCCCATGGAGGACTGCTACATGGCGAAGGCCACCGAGCGGGTGTTCCTCCCGCCGCTGCGCATGATCGTGCCGGAGATCGTCGACTACTGGATGCCCTGGGAGGGGGTGTTCCACAACATCGTGGTAGTAGCCATCAGGAAGGAGTACCCCATGCAGGCGAGAAAGGTCATGAGCTCGCTGTGGGGTAACGGCCAGATGAGCTTCGCCAAGATGATCGCGGTGGTGGACGACGCCTCCCTGCTCAGGGACAAGAAAAGGCTGCTCGCCCACCTCCTTGACGCCATGGACCCGTGGAGCGACCTGGTGGTGACGGAGGGAATGCTCGACGTCCTGGACCACTCCGCCCCCCATGCCCTGTACGGCGGCAAGCTGGGCATCGACGCGACGGCCCGGCTGGCAGGGGAGCCTCCCCGGGGGAAGAAGAGGTTCGGGCGCACCGGCTCCGGGGAGGAGACGATCGCTTCGCTCAGGGCCCTGGACCGGGGGTTCGTATCCTGCCGGGCCATCGCGCCCGGGTCAAGGAACCCCCTGCAGCTCATCGCCCTGAGGAAGGGAGGGCAGAGCACGAACCATTTCATCGGCAGGCTCGCCGAGGCCGGGAGGACCGCCGATCAGGGCGTGGTCGTCCTCTACGACGACATCGACCTCGCCGACGACTCCCTGGTCCTTTGGAGATCGTTCAACAACATCGACCCCCTGAGGGACATAAGGATCGGCGAGAGGAGCGTCATCGTGGACGCCACCAGGAAGGGGCCGGCCGATGGCTTCGCCCGGGAGTGGCCGGACGAGATCGAGATGTCCGCCGAAGTGAAGAAGAGAGTGGACCAGAGGGCCAAAGAGATCGGCCTTTGA
- the ubiE gene encoding bifunctional demethylmenaquinone methyltransferase/2-methoxy-6-polyprenyl-1,4-benzoquinol methylase UbiE: MSESGDVGTNGAAIDKRPETIGGLFDAITPTYDNLNRMMSMSADIMWRKQGLDRLDIQKGDEVLDIATGTGDMAIQAAGRTECSIVGIDLSKNMMLEAERKWGRQKVKGRYSLVKGDALAMPFPDGTFDKAMVAYGIRNMVDIDRFVGEVHRVLRPGGRFLVLELSVPACRITRPIYLLYLTRIMPLIGRFQSGNQAAYEYLRDSILTFPAPDEVERLMERKGFRIVSSVPQTMNICHLYVMEKGRDSRVP; this comes from the coding sequence ATGAGCGAGAGCGGCGATGTTGGAACGAACGGAGCGGCCATTGACAAGCGGCCGGAGACCATAGGGGGGCTGTTCGACGCCATCACCCCGACGTATGACAACCTGAACCGCATGATGTCGATGTCGGCGGACATCATGTGGAGGAAGCAGGGGCTCGACAGGCTGGACATCCAGAAAGGGGACGAGGTCCTGGACATCGCCACCGGCACCGGGGACATGGCCATCCAGGCCGCCGGGAGGACGGAGTGCTCCATCGTGGGCATCGACCTCTCCAAGAACATGATGCTGGAGGCCGAGAGGAAGTGGGGGCGGCAGAAGGTCAAGGGACGGTACTCCCTGGTGAAGGGCGACGCTCTGGCGATGCCCTTTCCCGACGGCACCTTCGACAAGGCCATGGTCGCGTACGGGATAAGGAACATGGTGGACATCGACAGGTTCGTGGGAGAGGTCCACCGGGTACTGCGCCCGGGCGGAAGGTTCCTGGTGCTCGAGCTCTCGGTGCCGGCGTGCAGGATCACCCGCCCGATATACCTCCTGTACCTGACCAGGATAATGCCGCTCATCGGGAGGTTCCAGTCCGGGAACCAGGCCGCTTACGAGTACTTGCGGGACTCCATCCTGACCTTCCCGGCTCCGGACGAGGTGGAGCGGCTCATGGAGCGCAAGGGCTTCAGGATCGTGAGCTCGGTGCCGCAGACGATGAACATCTGCCACCTGTACGTCATGGAGAAGGGCCGTGACAGCCGCGTTCCGTGA
- a CDS encoding UbiA-like polyprenyltransferase → MNRQRLLGYILSLAVCILVWKLAAVVIDSNVLPGPEETFLAFFDAAQTGAFWSDFLISTYRVAVSIAVAWLLAFPLAVFIGYRRRVDRYVSPLIFLTYPIPKMAFLPVIILLFGLDDLSKIILITIIVFFQILVTTKEGVSGIDQKYIDSMRSMNASEGDILREAIVPAALPSSFTALRIVTGTAISVLFFTESFAGSSGLGYFIVNAWNWGQYTQIYVGILAMSLLGIVLYEAFTFAERRMCRWREAPEEAADSPLLAKAATYARMIKVSHTVFALPFGLAALVILGRDHAVTFEMVFWAILAIVGARSAAMGFNRIADAAIDARNPRTKERHIPSGSLTTREATAFVALSSFLFIGSAAMLSWTCFILSFPVLVFLFAYSYAKRVTWASHLMLGLAIGMMPLGVSIAITGGASLEVLVLSMGLMLYIAGFDILYSCQDVDFDRREGLFSMPANLGVDRAMAISSALHAASVLCLASLYWLVPLSPVYLAFTAAIVVLFVLEHRLVRPDDLSKIDVAFFNVNSVISVLVFASILFGVVMA, encoded by the coding sequence ATGAACCGACAGAGGCTCCTGGGGTACATCCTATCGCTGGCCGTCTGCATCCTGGTGTGGAAGCTGGCCGCGGTGGTCATCGATTCCAACGTCCTGCCCGGGCCCGAAGAGACCTTCCTGGCGTTCTTCGACGCCGCCCAGACGGGGGCGTTCTGGTCCGACTTCTTGATAAGCACCTACAGGGTCGCGGTGAGCATAGCGGTCGCGTGGCTGCTGGCATTCCCCCTGGCCGTGTTCATCGGCTACCGGCGGAGGGTGGACCGGTACGTCAGCCCCCTGATCTTCCTGACCTACCCGATCCCCAAGATGGCCTTCCTGCCGGTGATCATACTCCTGTTCGGCCTGGACGACCTCTCCAAGATCATCCTCATCACCATCATAGTCTTCTTCCAGATACTGGTGACCACCAAGGAGGGGGTCAGCGGCATCGACCAGAAGTACATCGACTCGATGCGCTCGATGAACGCCAGCGAGGGGGACATCCTGAGGGAGGCGATAGTCCCCGCCGCCCTCCCCAGCAGCTTCACCGCACTGCGCATCGTCACCGGGACGGCGATATCGGTGCTGTTCTTCACCGAGTCGTTCGCCGGCTCCTCCGGCCTCGGCTACTTCATCGTGAACGCCTGGAACTGGGGGCAGTACACCCAGATCTACGTGGGCATCCTGGCCATGAGCCTCCTGGGCATCGTGTTGTACGAGGCCTTTACCTTCGCCGAGAGGAGGATGTGCCGGTGGAGGGAGGCGCCCGAGGAGGCCGCGGACAGCCCGCTCCTGGCCAAGGCCGCGACGTACGCCCGCATGATCAAGGTCAGTCATACCGTCTTCGCGCTGCCGTTCGGCCTGGCCGCCCTGGTGATCCTGGGCCGTGATCACGCCGTCACCTTCGAGATGGTGTTCTGGGCGATACTGGCCATCGTGGGCGCGAGGTCCGCGGCCATGGGCTTCAACCGCATAGCGGACGCGGCCATCGATGCCAGGAACCCCAGGACGAAGGAGCGGCACATCCCCTCCGGTTCGCTGACGACAAGAGAGGCGACCGCCTTCGTGGCGCTGTCCTCCTTCCTGTTCATCGGTTCGGCGGCGATGCTCTCATGGACCTGCTTCATATTGTCGTTCCCGGTGCTGGTCTTCCTGTTCGCGTACTCCTATGCCAAGCGCGTCACCTGGGCCAGCCACCTGATGCTGGGGCTGGCTATCGGCATGATGCCCCTGGGCGTCAGCATCGCTATCACCGGCGGGGCATCGCTGGAGGTGCTCGTGCTCAGCATGGGCCTGATGCTGTACATCGCCGGCTTCGACATCCTGTATTCCTGCCAGGACGTGGATTTCGACCGCAGGGAGGGGTTGTTCTCGATGCCCGCGAACCTCGGAGTGGACCGGGCGATGGCCATATCGTCCGCGCTCCACGCCGCGAGCGTACTATGCCTGGCCTCCCTCTATTGGCTGGTGCCGCTCAGCCCCGTCTACCTGGCGTTCACAGCCGCGATCGTGGTCCTGTTCGTCCTGGAGCATCGCCTGGTCCGGCCCGACGACCTCTCCAAGATCGACGTGGCCTTCTTCAACGTCAATAGCGTTATCTCTGTCCTGGTGTTCGCCTCCATATTGTTCGGGGTGGTGATGGCATGA
- a CDS encoding ABC transporter ATP-binding protein → MIEVEHLDKEFDRGFRVIEDLSFSVGKGGSLTVIGPSGCGKTTLLYILSGLTKPSAGRVTVNGGTVDGPSEDVAFILQDFGLLPWKTVRENICLGMKIRKVAGSEQKLRSDALMRELGLEEHRDDYPVRLSGGERQRVAIGRALALEPKILLMDEPFSSLDTLNREKLQDALLDIRGRTGLTTVMVTHSIEEAVFLGDDILVLGGRPCSRKALIPNRRAGTKGYREDESFFSACKEVRRAVEAL, encoded by the coding sequence ATGATCGAAGTGGAGCATCTGGACAAGGAGTTCGACCGGGGGTTCAGGGTGATCGAGGACCTGTCGTTCTCGGTGGGGAAGGGCGGCTCGCTCACCGTCATCGGCCCCTCGGGCTGCGGCAAGACCACCCTCCTGTACATCCTTTCCGGTCTCACCAAGCCCTCCGCCGGCAGGGTCACCGTGAACGGGGGGACGGTGGACGGCCCCTCCGAGGACGTGGCGTTCATCCTCCAGGACTTCGGCCTGCTGCCGTGGAAGACGGTGCGGGAGAACATCTGCCTGGGGATGAAGATACGCAAGGTGGCCGGGAGCGAGCAGAAGCTCCGCTCCGATGCGCTCATGCGCGAACTGGGCCTGGAGGAGCACCGGGATGATTACCCCGTCCGGCTCAGCGGGGGCGAGAGGCAGAGGGTCGCCATCGGCCGGGCGCTGGCATTGGAGCCGAAGATCCTCCTCATGGACGAGCCCTTCTCATCCCTTGATACGCTCAACCGGGAGAAGCTGCAGGACGCCCTGCTGGACATCCGCGGCCGGACCGGGCTGACCACCGTGATGGTCACTCACAGCATCGAGGAAGCGGTCTTCCTGGGGGACGACATCTTGGTGCTGGGCGGACGCCCCTGCTCCAGGAAGGCCCTGATCCCCAATCGCCGGGCGGGGACCAAGGGCTACCGGGAGGACGAGTCGTTCTTCTCCGCCTGCAAAGAGGTGCGGAGGGCGGTGGAAGCACTATGA
- a CDS encoding ABC transporter substrate-binding protein, with the protein MEKGSVQTLAIAIAAVVLMAAGIAVTVQPEDDDVVRIGVLPVIDTLPLYVAQEQGLFEKEGVKVELVQFSSAAECITAFTAGKIDGYFGDLMKTLILKSSGEDVKVVTIAHHTSDHRMFALLAPPGEGEVGLSDIGGMEVATSTGTIVEYLLDEMLAEAPSDVTKEEVPAIPLRRESLNQGMLAFLPEPFVTVALNAGAREVANDTSYNITTSIIALRGGFVSEHLDLAKGFLAAYNESAALVNQDPTRYADILKSKLSFPGSLIGTFDFPPLSGPALPSEEEVDKVQEWMIGYPSGPKLASRIPYESIMAVELYE; encoded by the coding sequence ATGGAAAAAGGAAGCGTGCAGACCCTCGCCATCGCCATCGCGGCCGTCGTGCTGATGGCGGCCGGCATCGCCGTCACGGTCCAGCCGGAGGACGACGATGTCGTCCGGATCGGGGTCCTCCCGGTGATCGACACCCTGCCCCTTTACGTCGCCCAGGAGCAGGGGCTCTTCGAGAAGGAAGGCGTGAAGGTCGAACTAGTCCAGTTCAGCAGCGCGGCCGAGTGCATCACGGCGTTCACCGCGGGCAAGATCGACGGCTATTTCGGGGACCTCATGAAAACGCTGATCCTAAAAAGTTCGGGCGAGGACGTGAAGGTCGTCACCATAGCTCACCATACCTCCGACCACCGGATGTTCGCCTTATTGGCTCCGCCGGGGGAAGGCGAGGTGGGGCTGTCTGATATCGGGGGGATGGAGGTCGCGACCTCTACCGGCACCATAGTGGAGTACCTGCTGGATGAGATGCTCGCCGAGGCCCCCTCCGATGTAACGAAGGAAGAGGTGCCGGCGATCCCTCTGCGCAGGGAAAGCCTGAACCAGGGCATGCTGGCCTTCCTTCCCGAGCCGTTCGTCACCGTGGCCTTGAACGCGGGGGCCCGGGAGGTCGCCAACGACACCTCCTATAACATCACCACCAGCATCATCGCGCTGAGGGGCGGGTTCGTGTCGGAACACCTCGACCTGGCGAAAGGGTTCCTCGCCGCCTACAACGAGAGCGCGGCCCTGGTCAACCAGGACCCCACGCGATACGCCGACATACTGAAGAGCAAGCTCTCCTTCCCTGGATCACTGATAGGCACCTTCGACTTCCCGCCCCTATCGGGGCCGGCCCTCCCCAGCGAGGAGGAAGTGGACAAGGTGCAGGAGTGGATGATCGGCTATCCTTCGGGACCCAAGCTGGCCTCCAGGATACCGTACGAGAGCATCATGGCTGTGGAGCTGTACGAGTGA
- a CDS encoding glycosyltransferase family 2 protein: MIDHVLLLYAIIILSYTPLGLYQMFLVARSVILLRGLEEKQYPKLDVKNKLVVAITTNGNATDVVEKIIATTMGYGLDLRMYVIKEESDTFRYSCQEIVVPKDYQCAHGSRNKMRALQYGIEWMGGNGLGKETYICHLDDDSMVSKEYLEYVIDSMTEEGGQGSIRLREFGRSLFSSLADIVRISNCEAWCKHFNIWDRPKFVHGEGLVVRADVEKEIGWDFGTYGAEDLMMGLEISRRYRFGLMPQGNIWIAPPTSVRDFFKQRRRWFWSIFRNEGKVRGLSLKVYLMYVYLYIAGVTGIIGFLILPYTIIFAPALTPHLAPFWIINTACFYIYYQYGASYHGSLRVSALLLFLQLPVAFYEGLTIIYSLVTRPDFNTFETIKKV, translated from the coding sequence ATGATCGATCATGTCCTGTTGCTCTATGCCATCATCATCCTTTCATATACCCCGCTCGGCCTGTACCAGATGTTCCTCGTTGCTCGAAGCGTCATTTTGCTGAGGGGGCTGGAAGAGAAGCAGTACCCGAAGCTGGATGTCAAGAACAAGCTCGTGGTGGCCATTACCACCAATGGCAATGCCACCGACGTAGTGGAGAAGATCATAGCGACGACGATGGGCTACGGTCTGGACCTGAGAATGTACGTGATCAAGGAGGAGAGTGACACTTTCAGGTACAGCTGCCAGGAGATCGTGGTGCCGAAGGACTACCAGTGCGCTCACGGCTCCAGGAACAAAATGCGCGCTCTCCAGTACGGGATCGAGTGGATGGGCGGGAATGGCCTCGGCAAGGAGACCTATATCTGCCACCTCGACGACGACAGCATGGTCTCCAAGGAATACTTGGAGTATGTGATCGACAGCATGACCGAAGAGGGCGGGCAGGGGAGCATCCGGCTCAGGGAGTTCGGGCGGAGTTTATTCTCGTCCCTGGCCGACATCGTGAGGATATCCAACTGCGAGGCGTGGTGTAAGCATTTCAACATATGGGACAGGCCGAAGTTCGTTCACGGGGAGGGCTTGGTAGTGAGGGCGGACGTGGAGAAGGAGATAGGCTGGGATTTCGGGACCTACGGGGCAGAGGACCTCATGATGGGGCTGGAGATCTCCAGACGCTACAGGTTCGGCCTCATGCCACAGGGGAACATCTGGATCGCCCCGCCGACCAGTGTCCGGGACTTTTTCAAGCAGAGGAGAAGATGGTTCTGGTCGATATTCCGGAACGAGGGGAAGGTCAGGGGCCTGAGTCTCAAGGTCTATCTGATGTACGTGTATCTTTACATAGCGGGGGTGACCGGAATAATCGGTTTTCTTATCCTCCCGTACACCATTATTTTCGCGCCGGCCCTGACGCCCCATCTCGCGCCCTTCTGGATCATCAACACGGCCTGTTTCTATATCTATTATCAGTACGGCGCCTCATACCATGGCTCGCTGAGGGTCTCCGCGCTCCTCCTGTTCCTGCAGCTCCCCGTCGCATTCTACGAGGGCCTGACCATAATCTATTCCTTGGTGACCCGCCCCGACTTCAATACGTTCGAGACCATTAAGAAGGTTTGA
- a CDS encoding DUF2769 domain-containing protein: protein MDKFQSMQQKIMLMRPEEKAQDMDQKLTMCICGKCPSYTDDNRDRQQALFCSKGRPQSCDTTNKGCICSDCPVSSEMGLTHTSYCIKGSERDQRGM, encoded by the coding sequence ATGGACAAGTTCCAATCTATGCAGCAGAAGATCATGTTGATGAGGCCGGAGGAAAAAGCGCAGGACATGGACCAGAAGCTGACCATGTGCATATGTGGGAAATGCCCCTCTTACACCGACGACAACCGCGACAGGCAGCAGGCGCTGTTCTGCAGCAAGGGGAGGCCGCAGAGCTGCGACACGACCAACAAGGGCTGCATATGCTCCGACTGCCCGGTATCCAGCGAGATGGGGTTGACGCATACGAGCTATTGCATAAAGGGCTCGGAGCGCGATCAGAGAGGGATGTGA
- a CDS encoding glycosyltransferase family 4 protein, with protein MRAALVIYGSIDSRSGGYLYDRMLVNELESRGHDANIISLPLRRYPLGALDNLSSRTLEEMTGASPDVLLEDELCHPSLFMLNRRFRERSPAPIISIVHHLACSAERSARRRALSRALEKRYLGSVDAFVLNSNDSKEAVSGLLGKNITGVVACPGRDRAEIEGRAKDFRSGKLRLLYVGNILPHKGLDVLVRAVAMLKDEDVSLDVVGAPADRSFFRKVERTVRKEGLGDRIAFHGYVPRPALDEMLEDGHVLVAPSFHEGYGITCVEACCHGVPVIASDVGGLKETVPPEVGYRVPPGDPAALAGRISFLDHNRATLEALSSTAREHAASLPSWEDSMGRAVDFIEEQASRGRAPL; from the coding sequence TTGAGGGCCGCCCTGGTAATCTACGGCTCTATCGATTCCCGGAGCGGGGGCTACCTCTACGACCGCATGCTGGTGAACGAGCTCGAATCCCGGGGGCATGATGCAAATATTATCTCCCTACCTCTGAGGCGCTATCCCTTGGGCGCCTTGGACAACCTGTCCTCCCGGACGTTGGAGGAGATGACCGGCGCTTCCCCGGACGTGCTGCTCGAGGACGAACTCTGCCATCCCTCCCTGTTCATGTTGAACCGCCGGTTCCGGGAGCGTTCGCCCGCTCCCATCATCTCGATCGTCCACCACCTCGCCTGCTCGGCCGAGAGGTCGGCGCGGCGGAGGGCATTGAGCCGCGCCCTGGAGAAAAGGTACCTCGGGTCGGTGGACGCCTTCGTGCTCAACAGCAACGATTCGAAGGAGGCCGTCAGCGGGCTGCTGGGCAAGAACATCACGGGCGTGGTGGCCTGCCCCGGCAGGGATCGCGCCGAGATCGAAGGAAGGGCAAAGGACTTCCGGTCCGGAAAGCTCCGCTTATTGTATGTAGGCAACATCCTTCCGCACAAGGGCCTGGACGTGCTGGTCCGGGCCGTGGCGATGCTCAAGGACGAGGATGTGAGCCTTGATGTCGTCGGCGCGCCGGCGGACCGGAGCTTCTTCCGGAAAGTGGAGAGGACCGTCAGGAAGGAAGGTCTCGGCGATCGCATTGCTTTTCACGGCTACGTCCCGAGGCCAGCGCTCGATGAGATGCTGGAGGACGGCCATGTTCTGGTGGCCCCCTCCTTCCACGAGGGGTATGGCATCACCTGCGTGGAAGCGTGCTGCCACGGGGTCCCCGTGATCGCCTCCGACGTCGGAGGCCTGAAAGAAACGGTGCCCCCTGAGGTCGGATATCGGGTGCCCCCCGGGGACCCCGCCGCCCTGGCCGGGCGCATCTCCTTCCTGGATCATAACCGTGCAACTCTGGAGGCGCTCTCCTCGACGGCCCGGGAGCACGCCGCATCCCTGCCGTCCTGGGAGGACAGCATGGGCAGGGCCGTGGACTTCATCGAAGAACAGGCGTCCCGTGGGCGCGCACCGCTGTGA
- a CDS encoding 6-pyruvoyl trahydropterin synthase family protein, with protein sequence MYSTSLRKELIAQHHMPNASGREKEVHSHRYTVEVTVRGSSLDHSGYLADLDRIGEVLDGILKLYSDRTLNDLPDFQEAAPSIENLAFAIWGRFVAADDWTSVSTAKVAVWESEAASASYEERVRD encoded by the coding sequence ATGTACTCGACTTCGCTGAGGAAGGAACTGATCGCGCAGCACCACATGCCCAACGCCTCCGGGAGGGAGAAGGAGGTCCACAGCCACCGGTACACGGTCGAGGTGACGGTGCGCGGAAGCTCGTTGGACCACAGCGGCTACCTGGCGGACCTCGACAGGATCGGTGAGGTGCTCGACGGGATACTGAAGCTGTACTCGGACCGCACCCTGAACGACCTGCCCGATTTCCAGGAAGCGGCGCCGAGCATCGAGAACCTGGCCTTCGCCATCTGGGGGCGTTTCGTCGCCGCCGATGACTGGACCAGCGTGTCCACGGCCAAGGTCGCGGTGTGGGAGAGCGAGGCGGCCTCGGCCTCGTACGAGGAGAGGGTCAGGGATTGA
- a CDS encoding zinc-dependent alcohol dehydrogenase, with product MEEDTPSPSPGEVLVETLVSGVSAGTEMLFYRHHLDEGTRLDTAIGSLDAPLRYPFKYGYSAVGRVVGAGEDAPHGLIGRTVFAFHPHESHFTARPEELVPVAEGIGPEDAIFLPSVETALSIVMDGAPMMGEDVVVIGQGVIGLLTTALLSRHPLSSIITMDRYPKRREMSGLMGAGMSLEHGIPPAELVRRAGLGRRKADLVFELSGDPAAMEYATHVAGFEGRIVVGSWYGNKEAVVNFGEDFHRNRLRIASSQVSTVPSSLSGRWDKRRRLDLAWKALAEVRPRRLITHRVDIDDAARAYDLIDRNGEDVIQVMLDYRGGN from the coding sequence ATGGAGGAGGACACCCCCTCCCCCAGCCCGGGAGAAGTGCTGGTGGAGACCCTCGTCTCCGGCGTCAGTGCCGGCACCGAGATGCTGTTCTACCGGCACCACCTGGACGAGGGGACCAGGCTCGACACCGCCATAGGGTCGCTGGACGCTCCCCTGCGGTATCCCTTCAAGTACGGCTACTCCGCGGTGGGCAGGGTCGTGGGGGCCGGGGAGGACGCTCCGCACGGCCTGATCGGCCGCACCGTGTTCGCCTTCCACCCTCACGAGAGCCACTTCACCGCGCGCCCGGAGGAGCTGGTGCCGGTGGCCGAGGGGATCGGGCCGGAGGACGCCATATTCCTGCCCAGCGTGGAGACCGCCCTGTCCATCGTCATGGACGGGGCGCCCATGATGGGCGAGGACGTCGTGGTCATAGGGCAGGGGGTCATCGGCCTCCTGACCACCGCGCTGCTGTCGAGGCATCCGCTGTCGTCCATCATCACGATGGACCGCTACCCCAAGCGCCGGGAGATGTCCGGGCTGATGGGCGCCGGTATGTCCCTGGAGCATGGCATCCCTCCCGCCGAGCTGGTGCGCCGCGCCGGCCTGGGGAGGCGGAAGGCCGACCTGGTGTTCGAGCTGTCCGGGGACCCCGCGGCCATGGAGTACGCCACCCACGTCGCGGGCTTCGAGGGGCGCATCGTGGTGGGTTCCTGGTACGGGAACAAGGAGGCGGTGGTGAACTTCGGGGAGGATTTCCACCGCAACCGGCTGAGGATCGCGAGCAGCCAGGTCAGCACCGTTCCCTCGTCCCTGTCGGGACGATGGGACAAGCGCAGGAGGCTGGACCTGGCGTGGAAGGCGCTCGCCGAGGTCCGGCCCCGCCGCCTCATCACCCATAGGGTGGACATCGATGACGCGGCGAGGGCGTACGACCTCATCGATCGCAACGGGGAGGACGTGATACAGGTCATGCTGGACTACCGAGGAGGGAATTGA
- a CDS encoding HEAT repeat domain-containing protein: MDDELLVVCKEALALTPSVRSAALERLESLAREKKMDGRAVACLIPLLHAPEPEERRKASWIMGKLAQNKEEACWPLEALNNALHDDDAEVRENAAWAFGELAGMRIGAVGTLERLNLLLGDRDAKVRGMAAWALGRMAEKIGLGFSSSVEPLAALREDRSVLVRESAAFALERLRGIGITE; this comes from the coding sequence ATGGACGACGAGCTTTTAGTTGTCTGCAAGGAGGCCCTCGCCCTGACCCCCTCGGTCCGATCGGCCGCGCTGGAGCGCCTGGAGTCCCTGGCCCGGGAGAAGAAGATGGACGGGAGAGCGGTCGCCTGCCTTATCCCCCTGCTGCACGCGCCCGAGCCGGAGGAGCGCAGGAAGGCGTCCTGGATCATGGGGAAGCTGGCCCAGAACAAGGAGGAGGCCTGCTGGCCGCTGGAGGCTCTGAACAATGCCCTGCACGATGACGACGCGGAGGTCAGGGAGAACGCCGCGTGGGCGTTCGGGGAGCTAGCGGGCATGAGGATCGGGGCCGTGGGGACCCTGGAGCGCCTGAACCTGCTGCTGGGTGACCGGGACGCCAAGGTACGGGGGATGGCCGCCTGGGCCCTGGGGCGGATGGCCGAGAAGATAGGGCTGGGCTTCTCCTCATCGGTGGAGCCGCTCGCCGCGCTGCGGGAGGACCGCAGCGTATTGGTGAGGGAGAGCGCCGCCTTCGCCCTGGAGCGGCTGCGCGGCATCGGCATCACGGAATGA